A single genomic interval of Nonomuraea rubra harbors:
- a CDS encoding type II toxin-antitoxin system RelE family toxin, with product MSDVVFTLPAVDDLRRVGPDAAPKVLKEILLLLDSPEAGHPLGGELTGYRKLVVGRNTWRVVYRITEDKSLEICEIWAVGERAGADVHAEATARVRRAGADRPEVVRLQQVIERLGALTARIQVQKEPPREPVPDWLADRLIYTVGMAHEEVAALDLQEAVDLWAEYRSKAR from the coding sequence GTGTCTGACGTCGTCTTCACGCTGCCAGCGGTCGATGACCTCCGGCGTGTTGGCCCCGACGCGGCGCCCAAGGTACTCAAGGAGATCCTTCTCCTGCTGGACAGTCCCGAGGCGGGCCACCCGCTGGGCGGGGAGCTGACCGGCTACCGGAAACTCGTGGTCGGTCGCAACACCTGGCGCGTCGTCTACCGCATCACCGAGGACAAGTCGCTCGAGATCTGTGAGATCTGGGCCGTTGGGGAGCGTGCCGGTGCCGACGTTCACGCGGAGGCGACGGCGAGGGTTCGACGGGCAGGCGCTGACCGTCCCGAAGTCGTCCGGCTGCAACAGGTGATCGAGCGGCTCGGCGCGCTGACCGCTCGCATTCAGGTGCAGAAGGAGCCTCCCAGAGAGCCTGTTCCGGATTGGCTGGCGGATCGGTTGATCTACACGGTGGGAATGGCTCATGAGGAGGTTGCTGCCCTCGATCTCCAGGAGGCGGTTGATCTGTGGGCTGAGTACCGATCGAAGGCGCGCTAG